A window of the Enterobacteriaceae bacterium 4M9 genome harbors these coding sequences:
- a CDS encoding DUF1116 domain-containing protein translates to MYSSIAQANEAIIERIKAARPHWVAVKPAREAVAELSSGRKLLHAGPPIAWAEMTGPMRGACIGASLFEGWAASEKEAVQLLEQGEVTFIPCHHVGAVGPMGGITSANMPVLVVRDVIHGNQACCNLNEGIGKVMRFGAYGDDVQKRLRWMRDTLAPVLQDALSRMENGVDLTAMMAQAITMGDEFHQRNIAASSLLLRALSPVIAGLDRPKAGIIEVLQFLSVTDQFFLNLAMAYSKAVMDAAADIKAGSVVTAMTRNGRDFGIRVSGTGDRWFTAPVNTPQGLFFTGYSQADANPDIGDSAITETLGIGGAAMIAAPGVTRFVGAGGMGAALETSEEMAEIYLANNPLFQIPSWDFKGACLGLDIRRVVETGITPLINTGIAHREAGIGQVGAGTVRAPLLCFEKALEALAELHHITA, encoded by the coding sequence ATGTATTCATCTATTGCACAGGCCAACGAAGCCATCATTGAACGCATCAAAGCCGCGCGCCCGCACTGGGTGGCGGTAAAACCGGCCAGAGAAGCCGTGGCCGAATTATCTTCTGGACGTAAATTACTCCATGCAGGCCCGCCGATTGCCTGGGCTGAGATGACTGGCCCGATGCGCGGCGCCTGTATTGGTGCATCACTGTTTGAAGGCTGGGCGGCAAGCGAGAAAGAAGCTGTACAGCTGCTTGAACAAGGCGAGGTGACGTTTATTCCTTGCCACCACGTGGGTGCCGTAGGGCCAATGGGTGGGATCACTTCCGCTAACATGCCGGTACTGGTGGTGCGTGACGTGATACATGGCAATCAGGCTTGCTGCAACCTCAACGAAGGCATTGGTAAAGTGATGCGCTTTGGTGCCTATGGCGATGACGTACAAAAACGCCTGCGCTGGATGCGCGACACGCTGGCGCCGGTATTGCAGGACGCGCTCTCGCGTATGGAAAACGGTGTCGATCTGACGGCCATGATGGCGCAGGCTATTACGATGGGTGATGAGTTTCACCAGCGCAATATTGCCGCCTCGTCGCTGCTGCTGCGCGCGTTATCGCCAGTGATTGCCGGACTGGATCGCCCGAAAGCCGGGATCATTGAAGTGCTGCAATTCCTGAGCGTGACGGATCAGTTCTTCCTCAACCTCGCAATGGCCTACAGCAAAGCGGTAATGGATGCGGCGGCAGACATTAAGGCAGGCTCCGTCGTGACCGCCATGACGCGCAACGGGCGTGATTTTGGTATCCGCGTGAGCGGCACAGGTGACCGCTGGTTCACCGCGCCAGTGAATACGCCGCAGGGACTGTTTTTTACCGGCTACAGCCAGGCCGATGCCAACCCGGACATTGGCGACAGCGCCATCACGGAAACGCTGGGCATCGGGGGAGCCGCCATGATTGCCGCACCGGGCGTGACCCGTTTCGTCGGTGCGGGCGGTATGGGAGCTGCGCTCGAAACGTCGGAGGAAATGGCTGAAATCTATCTCGCAAATAACCCGCTGTTCCAGATCCCGTCCTGGGATTTCAAAGGCGCCTGTCTGGGGCTGGATATCCGTCGTGTCGTCGAAACAGGGATTACGCCTTTGATCAATACCGGTATTGCCCATCGGGAAGCGGGTATTGGCCAGGTGGGCGCGGGAACGGTACGTGCACCGTTGCTGTGTTTTGAAAAGGCGCTGGAAGCGCTGGCAGAACTGCATCATATCACGGCGTAA
- a CDS encoding DUF2877 domain-containing protein, protein MVTINALACAGLHRLADGEWQLHSRFTQAINYQHSQGALLTLFRHGKGMGPTGVLLSGAQFARVMHVDGFIKQGTTLWGQGVTLRPSRQLHLQVKAGAIAGLDLSSVTHVSGLCGALNHPPGYEPLACAIIAQLERGLQGEQPDWRWLIGYGPGLTPSGDDILTGIAAVLHATGLFARIPSFLPPADQLAQLTTSVSCSYLNSAGMGEFSTPVLKVIRRLQSGRCPQSAIGRLLAVGHTSGADILLGIALAQRWLQGLDSRGMHARSGNYTHVYSGCRNGEFFPGGQFIT, encoded by the coding sequence ATGGTCACCATTAATGCACTGGCGTGCGCCGGACTTCATCGGCTTGCCGATGGCGAATGGCAATTACACAGCCGTTTCACTCAGGCGATTAACTACCAACATTCGCAAGGCGCGCTGTTAACGTTGTTTCGTCACGGCAAGGGGATGGGACCGACCGGCGTGCTGCTCAGTGGTGCCCAGTTTGCCCGCGTGATGCATGTCGATGGATTTATCAAACAAGGAACGACGTTATGGGGGCAGGGCGTGACGTTGCGCCCATCGCGTCAGCTTCACCTGCAGGTCAAGGCAGGGGCTATCGCCGGACTCGATCTGTCATCTGTTACCCATGTAAGCGGTCTGTGCGGCGCGTTGAATCACCCGCCAGGTTACGAGCCACTCGCCTGCGCGATTATTGCGCAGCTTGAACGCGGGCTTCAGGGTGAACAGCCTGACTGGCGCTGGCTCATCGGTTACGGGCCAGGGCTTACGCCCAGCGGTGATGACATCTTGACGGGGATCGCTGCCGTGCTGCATGCCACAGGGTTGTTTGCGCGCATCCCTTCGTTTTTACCCCCAGCGGATCAACTCGCACAGCTGACAACTTCGGTAAGCTGCAGCTATCTGAACAGTGCCGGAATGGGTGAGTTTTCAACGCCGGTACTGAAGGTGATACGCCGTCTGCAGTCGGGCCGCTGTCCACAATCTGCCATTGGGCGTTTGCTCGCCGTCGGGCATACGTCAGGTGCCGATATTTTGTTGGGAATAGCCTTAGCGCAACGGTGGCTACAGGGGTTAGATTCAAGGGGAATGCATGCTCGATCAGGAAACTATACGCACGTTTATTCGGGTTGCAGAAACGGAGAGTTTTTCCCGGGCGGCCAGTTCATTACATAA
- the allS gene encoding HTH-type transcriptional activator AllS: MLDQETIRTFIRVAETESFSRAASSLHKTPAAISYRIKTLEEQVGTQLFLRTTRSVNLTLAGQHLLEHCRQWLNWLDAMPDELQQINAGVERQVNIVINNLLYQPQTTADLLTWLHQQFPFTRFQISRQVYMGVWDSLLYDDFQLAIGVTGSESLSNTISLLPLGDISWQFVVAQSHPLARHPAPVLSDDMLRRYPAINIEDTSRTLTRRVAWLLSGQKEIKVPDLSTKLACHLSGLGVGFLPERMCRPYVESGALVVREVINPRQPSPLSIAWKNAGSGKVVSEIAEVFKQKNALVNGFLRMVDKPAAS, encoded by the coding sequence ATGCTCGATCAGGAAACTATACGCACGTTTATTCGGGTTGCAGAAACGGAGAGTTTTTCCCGGGCGGCCAGTTCATTACATAAAACTCCCGCCGCGATAAGCTATCGCATTAAAACGCTTGAAGAGCAGGTGGGAACGCAGCTTTTTTTACGTACCACCCGTTCGGTCAATCTGACGCTTGCCGGCCAGCATCTGCTGGAGCACTGTCGACAGTGGCTTAACTGGCTGGATGCGATGCCGGATGAGCTTCAGCAAATCAACGCAGGCGTTGAGAGACAGGTGAATATTGTTATCAATAACCTGCTCTACCAGCCGCAGACCACGGCAGATCTTCTGACATGGTTGCATCAGCAGTTTCCCTTTACCCGTTTTCAAATTTCCCGCCAGGTCTACATGGGCGTGTGGGACTCGCTGTTGTATGACGATTTCCAGTTAGCCATTGGCGTCACCGGCTCGGAATCGCTCTCTAACACTATCTCTTTACTGCCGCTGGGTGACATCAGCTGGCAATTTGTGGTGGCGCAGAGTCACCCTTTAGCCCGCCATCCGGCACCGGTGCTGTCTGACGACATGTTACGTCGCTATCCGGCGATTAATATTGAAGACACATCGCGCACGCTGACGCGCCGTGTTGCCTGGCTTCTGAGCGGGCAAAAGGAGATTAAAGTGCCGGACCTGAGCACCAAACTGGCCTGTCATTTAAGCGGTCTTGGGGTTGGTTTTTTACCGGAGCGCATGTGCCGACCGTATGTCGAATCGGGTGCGCTGGTGGTTCGCGAGGTCATTAATCCGCGCCAGCCTTCACCCCTTTCTATAGCCTGGAAGAATGCGGGCAGCGGCAAGGTGGTGAGTGAGATTGCAGAAGTGTTTAAGCAGAAAAATGCATTGGTGAATGGGTTTCTCCGGATGGTTGATAAACCTGCGGCGTCTTAA
- the mscS gene encoding small-conductance mechanosensitive channel MscS — protein sequence MEDLNVVDSINNAGSWLVRNQALLLSYAVNIVAAIAIIIVGLIIARTVSGMANRVMRARHIDSTVADFLSAMVRYAIIAFTVIAALGRVGVQTASVIAVLGAAGLAVGLALQGSLSNLAAGVLLVTFRPFRSGEYVDLGGVAGTVINVQIFSTTLRTIDGKIVVVPNGKIIAGNIINFSREPVRRNEFIIGVSYDANTDEVIQTIKDILQADERVLKDREITVRLNELGPSTVNYVARAWSNSGDLQEVYWDVLERIKRSFDEKGISFPYPQMDVRVTQPTQNS from the coding sequence ATGGAAGATTTGAACGTTGTCGATAGCATAAATAACGCGGGCAGCTGGTTGGTGCGCAACCAGGCACTGTTACTGAGCTACGCGGTCAATATTGTCGCGGCAATCGCCATCATTATCGTTGGCCTGATTATCGCACGCACTGTTTCTGGCATGGCCAACCGCGTGATGCGGGCGCGCCACATTGACAGCACAGTGGCTGATTTTCTTTCTGCGATGGTGCGCTATGCCATTATCGCTTTTACGGTGATTGCTGCGCTGGGGCGTGTGGGTGTTCAGACGGCCTCGGTTATCGCCGTGCTCGGTGCCGCCGGTCTGGCGGTAGGCCTGGCGCTGCAAGGCTCGCTGTCAAACCTGGCGGCTGGCGTACTGCTGGTGACATTCCGCCCGTTCCGCTCTGGCGAATATGTCGATCTCGGTGGTGTGGCTGGTACGGTAATTAACGTGCAGATTTTCTCTACCACGCTGCGTACCATAGACGGCAAAATTGTTGTGGTGCCAAACGGTAAAATCATTGCGGGTAATATCATTAACTTCTCGCGTGAGCCGGTGCGCCGTAACGAGTTTATTATCGGCGTATCTTACGACGCCAACACCGATGAAGTGATTCAGACCATCAAAGACATTCTTCAGGCCGACGAGCGTGTGCTCAAAGACCGGGAAATCACCGTGCGTCTGAATGAACTAGGGCCATCAACCGTCAACTATGTGGCGCGTGCATGGAGCAATAGCGGCGACCTGCAAGAAGTTTACTGGGACGTGCTGGAGCGCATCAAACGCAGTTTTGATGAGAAAGGTATTAGCTTCCCGTATCCGCAAATGGACGTGCGCGTCACACAACCGACGCAAAATTCATAA
- the argO gene encoding arginine exporter ArgO: MLSYYLQGLMLGAAMILPLGPQNAFVMNQGIRRQYHLMVALLCAVSDMVLICAGIFGGSALLSHSPWLLALVTWGGVGFLLWYGWGALRTAMSRDITLTQDEVMKQGRLRIITTMLAVTWLNPHVYLDTFVVLGSLGGQLEAEPKRWFAIGTVSASFLWFFGLAILAAWMAPRLRTVLAQRIINAAVGAVMIYIALRLAQDGVQHLARLMS, from the coding sequence GTGTTATCGTATTATTTACAGGGACTTATGTTAGGTGCGGCGATGATCCTGCCGCTGGGGCCGCAGAACGCGTTTGTCATGAACCAGGGCATTCGCCGTCAGTATCATTTAATGGTGGCGCTGCTGTGCGCGGTGAGCGATATGGTGCTGATTTGTGCCGGTATTTTTGGCGGTAGCGCACTGCTGTCGCACTCACCGTGGCTGCTGGCGCTGGTGACCTGGGGCGGCGTGGGATTTTTGCTGTGGTACGGCTGGGGAGCGTTGCGCACAGCGATGAGCCGCGACATTACGCTAACGCAGGATGAGGTTATGAAGCAGGGGCGGCTGCGGATAATCACCACCATGCTGGCGGTGACCTGGCTTAACCCGCACGTATACCTGGATACCTTTGTGGTGCTCGGAAGCCTTGGCGGGCAACTGGAAGCCGAGCCAAAACGCTGGTTTGCTATCGGCACCGTGAGCGCTTCATTTCTGTGGTTTTTTGGCCTGGCTATTCTTGCCGCCTGGATGGCGCCACGGCTGCGCACGGTCCTTGCACAGCGCATCATCAACGCAGCCGTGGGTGCCGTGATGATTTATATTGCGCTGCGCCTCGCCCAGGACGGCGTGCAGCACCTCGCGCGACTGATGTCGTGA
- a CDS encoding oxidative stress defense protein, translating into MKFKVLALAAALGLGAFTAQANELPNGPHIVTSGAASVDAVPDIATVAIEVSVMAQDAASAKKQADERVAQYLTFLQKSGVEKKDISSANLRTQPEYDYLKDGKSQLKGYRAIRSVEVTVRKLDSLNELLDGALKAGLNEVRSVTLGVANPEQYKDKARQEAISDATAQAQKLAQGFNSKLGPVYSIRYHVANYRPAPMVRMMKAADAAPVSAQETYDQQSIQFDDQVDVVFELQPGGQSAAKAAPAPQDAPAPAPAPASAQTDSASQP; encoded by the coding sequence GTGAAGTTTAAAGTATTAGCGCTGGCCGCAGCATTAGGTTTAGGGGCGTTTACCGCACAGGCAAATGAACTGCCGAACGGGCCGCATATCGTGACATCAGGCGCTGCGAGTGTGGATGCGGTGCCGGATATCGCCACTGTTGCCATTGAGGTCAGCGTGATGGCACAAGATGCCGCCTCTGCCAAAAAGCAGGCCGACGAGCGTGTAGCCCAGTATCTGACCTTTTTGCAAAAAAGCGGCGTTGAGAAAAAAGACATCAGTTCAGCTAACCTGCGCACTCAGCCTGAGTACGACTATCTGAAAGACGGTAAATCGCAGCTTAAGGGCTACCGTGCAATACGCTCTGTTGAAGTGACGGTACGCAAGCTTGATAGCCTTAATGAGTTGCTTGATGGCGCTTTGAAGGCTGGGCTTAATGAAGTTCGTTCTGTGACGTTGGGCGTTGCCAATCCGGAGCAGTATAAAGACAAGGCGCGTCAGGAAGCGATTAGCGATGCGACGGCTCAGGCGCAGAAGCTGGCGCAGGGCTTTAACAGCAAGCTCGGCCCGGTTTACAGCATTCGCTATCACGTCGCCAATTACCGTCCGGCACCGATGGTGCGGATGATGAAAGCAGCTGATGCAGCCCCTGTTTCGGCACAGGAAACCTACGATCAGCAGTCCATTCAGTTTGACGACCAGGTTGATGTGGTGTTTGAACTGCAGCCGGGCGGGCAGAGTGCGGCTAAGGCAGCGCCTGCGCCGCAAGACGCACCGGCTCCTGCACCTGCACCGGCTTCAGCACAGACCGACAGCGCCTCGCAGCCGTAA
- a CDS encoding LysR family transcriptional regulator ArgP — MKRPDYRTLQALDAVIRERGFERAAQKLCITQSAVSQRIKQLENMFGQPLLVRTVPPRPTEQGQKLLALLRQVELLEDEWLGDEQTGSTPLLLSLAVNADSLATWLLPALAPVLADSPIRLNLQVEDETRTQERLRRGEVVGAVSIQPQPLPSCLVDKLGALDYLFVGSKAFAERYFPNGVTRSALLKAPAVAFDHLDDMHQAFLQQNFDLSPGSVPCHIVNSSEAFVQLARQGTTCCMIPHLQIERELANGELIDLTPGLFQRRMLFWHRFAPESRMMRNVTDALLAYGQQVLRQD, encoded by the coding sequence ATGAAACGCCCGGACTACAGAACATTACAGGCGCTGGATGCGGTCATCCGCGAGCGCGGCTTTGAACGTGCCGCACAGAAGCTGTGTATCACCCAATCCGCGGTTTCGCAGCGTATTAAGCAGCTGGAGAATATGTTCGGGCAACCGTTACTGGTACGCACTGTGCCGCCTCGCCCTACCGAGCAAGGACAAAAGCTGCTGGCGCTGCTGCGCCAGGTGGAACTGCTGGAAGACGAGTGGCTCGGTGATGAGCAGACCGGCTCTACGCCGCTGCTGCTGTCGTTGGCGGTCAACGCCGACAGCCTCGCGACCTGGCTTCTGCCAGCGCTTGCGCCGGTGCTGGCCGACTCACCCATTCGCCTCAACTTGCAGGTTGAGGACGAAACCCGCACCCAGGAGCGACTGCGCCGCGGCGAAGTGGTAGGTGCCGTCAGTATCCAGCCTCAACCGCTGCCAAGCTGTCTGGTCGATAAGCTGGGCGCGCTGGATTACCTTTTTGTTGGCTCTAAAGCGTTTGCCGAGCGCTATTTCCCTAACGGAGTGACCCGTTCGGCACTGCTTAAAGCACCTGCCGTTGCATTCGATCACCTTGACGATATGCATCAGGCCTTTTTGCAGCAGAACTTTGACCTGTCGCCGGGCAGCGTGCCGTGCCACATCGTCAACTCCTCAGAGGCCTTCGTTCAACTGGCGCGCCAGGGCACGACCTGCTGCATGATCCCGCATTTACAGATTGAGCGTGAACTGGCAAACGGCGAGCTTATTGACCTGACGCCGGGCCTGTTCCAGCGCCGGATGCTGTTCTGGCACCGCTTTGCCCCGGAAAGCCGCATGATGCGCAATGTGACCGACGCGCTACTGGCTTACGGCCAGCAGGTACTGCGCCAGGACTGA
- the rpiA gene encoding ribose-5-phosphate isomerase RpiA, whose amino-acid sequence MLYNARHISYHRQRIMTQDELKKAVGWAALEYVQPGTIVGVGTGSTAAHFIDALGTMKGQIEGAVSSSDASTAKLKALGIPVFDLNEVDSLGIYVDGADEINDNMQMIKGGGAALTREKIIASVAEKFICIADASKQVAILGNFPLPVEVIPMARSCVARQLVKLGGRPEYRQGVTTDNGNVILDVHGLEIIDPVALEDAINAIAGVVTVGLFARRGADVALIGTADGVKTIK is encoded by the coding sequence ATGCTCTATAATGCGCGGCATATTTCATACCACAGGCAAAGAATCATGACGCAGGATGAACTGAAAAAGGCAGTTGGCTGGGCCGCGCTGGAATATGTGCAGCCGGGTACTATTGTGGGCGTGGGAACCGGCTCGACGGCTGCGCATTTTATCGACGCACTCGGCACCATGAAAGGCCAGATTGAAGGCGCAGTGTCCAGTTCAGATGCCTCCACGGCCAAACTTAAGGCACTCGGTATCCCGGTTTTCGACCTGAACGAGGTTGATAGCCTGGGGATTTACGTCGACGGTGCCGATGAAATCAACGACAACATGCAGATGATCAAAGGTGGTGGCGCGGCGCTGACGCGTGAAAAAATCATTGCCTCGGTTGCTGAAAAATTTATCTGCATTGCCGATGCATCCAAGCAGGTCGCTATCCTCGGTAATTTCCCGTTGCCGGTAGAAGTGATTCCGATGGCGCGCAGCTGTGTAGCCCGGCAGCTTGTGAAGCTCGGAGGTCGCCCGGAGTACCGTCAGGGCGTGACGACCGATAACGGCAACGTGATTCTGGACGTTCATGGCCTGGAAATCATTGACCCTGTTGCGCTGGAAGACGCCATTAACGCTATTGCGGGCGTGGTAACCGTCGGTTTGTTTGCCCGCCGTGGTGCCGACGTTGCGCTGATTGGTACGGCCGATGGCGTGAAAACCATTAAATAA
- the serA gene encoding phosphoglycerate dehydrogenase, with product MAKVSLEKDKIKFLLVEGVHQKAVDNLRAAGYTNIEFHKGALDDDELKASIRDAHFIGIRSRTHLTEEIFASAEKLVAVGCFCIGTNQVDLNAAAKRGVPVFNAPFSNTRSVAELVIGELLLLMRGVPEANAKAHRGVWNKQAVGCYEARGKKLGIIGYGHIGTQLGILAESLGMHVYFYDIENKLPLGNATQVQHLSDLLNMSDVVTLHVPENASTKNMIGQQELMLMKPGALLINASRGTVVDIPALCEALSSKHLSGAAIDVFPTEPATNSDPFSSPLCEFDNVILTPHIGGSTQEAQENIGIEVAGKLSKYSDNGSTLSAVNFPEVSLPQHGASSSRLLHIHENRPGILTAINQIFADQGVNIAAQYLQTSPQVGYVVIDIDAQKEIADKALDAMKAIPGTIRARLLY from the coding sequence ATGGCAAAAGTATCACTGGAGAAAGACAAGATTAAATTTCTTCTGGTTGAAGGCGTACACCAGAAGGCCGTCGATAATCTGCGTGCGGCAGGTTACACCAACATCGAGTTCCATAAAGGCGCGCTCGATGACGATGAGCTCAAGGCATCCATTCGTGATGCGCACTTTATTGGCATCCGTTCCCGCACCCATTTGACTGAAGAGATCTTCGCGTCGGCTGAAAAACTGGTTGCCGTTGGCTGTTTCTGCATCGGGACCAACCAGGTTGACCTGAACGCAGCGGCAAAACGTGGCGTTCCGGTGTTTAACGCGCCATTTTCAAACACGCGTTCTGTGGCGGAACTGGTTATTGGCGAATTGCTGCTGCTGATGCGCGGCGTGCCGGAGGCCAATGCGAAAGCCCATCGCGGCGTGTGGAATAAGCAGGCCGTTGGCTGCTATGAAGCGCGCGGCAAGAAGCTTGGTATTATTGGTTATGGCCACATTGGTACTCAGCTTGGCATCCTGGCCGAATCGCTGGGTATGCACGTTTATTTCTATGATATTGAGAATAAACTGCCGCTTGGTAACGCAACTCAGGTGCAGCATTTGTCCGATTTGCTCAACATGAGCGATGTAGTGACGCTGCACGTGCCGGAAAACGCCAGCACGAAGAATATGATTGGTCAGCAGGAACTGATGCTGATGAAACCCGGCGCGCTGTTGATTAACGCCTCGCGCGGTACCGTGGTGGATATTCCGGCGCTGTGTGAGGCGCTTTCCAGCAAGCACCTTTCCGGTGCGGCCATTGACGTGTTCCCGACCGAGCCTGCGACTAACAGCGACCCGTTTAGCTCACCGCTGTGCGAATTTGATAACGTTATCCTGACCCCTCACATCGGTGGCTCCACCCAGGAAGCGCAGGAAAATATCGGTATTGAAGTGGCCGGTAAGCTCAGCAAATATTCCGATAATGGCTCTACGCTGTCTGCGGTGAACTTCCCGGAAGTTTCCCTGCCGCAGCACGGCGCGAGCAGCAGCCGTTTACTGCACATCCATGAAAACCGCCCTGGTATTCTGACTGCCATTAACCAGATCTTTGCCGATCAGGGCGTCAACATTGCCGCTCAGTACCTGCAAACTTCACCGCAGGTCGGTTATGTGGTTATCGATATTGACGCGCAAAAAGAGATTGCAGATAAGGCGCTGGACGCCATGAAGGCGATACCAGGTACTATTCGCGCACGCTTACTGTACTGA
- a CDS encoding 5-formyltetrahydrofolate cyclo-ligase: protein MTQHALFPQTRQQIRQMVRQRRRALSHEDQSHYAQQAAERALAFPPVAQAQRLALFLSFDGELNTQPLIDALWRNGQQVYLPVLHPFSRGNLLFLHYTPQTPMTRNVLKITEPRLDVRNVLPLEQLDTLIVPLVAFDTSGQRLGMGGGFYDRTLQHWQQHGFTPVGYAHDCQQVESLPVESWDIALPQVITPSRLWQWPS from the coding sequence ATGACGCAACACGCACTCTTTCCCCAGACTCGCCAGCAAATTCGCCAGATGGTCCGGCAACGACGCCGTGCACTCAGCCACGAAGATCAATCGCACTACGCACAACAAGCCGCTGAACGCGCTCTCGCGTTTCCCCCGGTCGCCCAGGCACAACGCCTTGCCCTGTTCCTTTCTTTTGACGGCGAGCTGAACACGCAGCCGCTTATTGACGCACTGTGGCGCAATGGCCAGCAGGTTTACCTGCCGGTACTGCACCCTTTCAGCCGCGGCAATCTGCTGTTTTTGCACTACACGCCACAGACACCCATGACGCGCAATGTGCTGAAAATCACTGAGCCGCGACTTGATGTGCGCAATGTTCTGCCGCTTGAGCAACTCGATACGCTTATCGTGCCGCTGGTCGCCTTCGACACTAGCGGGCAACGTCTGGGCATGGGCGGCGGCTTTTATGACCGCACATTGCAGCACTGGCAGCAGCACGGCTTTACGCCAGTGGGTTATGCCCATGACTGCCAGCAAGTGGAATCCCTGCCGGTCGAGTCCTGGGATATTGCGCTGCCCCAGGTCATTACTCCTTCCCGTCTCTGGCAGTGGCCGTCATAA
- the zapA gene encoding cell division protein ZapA, producing the protein MSAQPVDIQIFGRSLRVNCPPEQREALSKAAEELDRRLQDLKVRTRVSNTEQLVFIAALNICYELELEKQKTSDYAASMEQRIRMLQQTLEQALLEQGRNPERTGLKFE; encoded by the coding sequence ATGTCTGCACAACCAGTCGATATCCAAATTTTTGGGCGCTCGCTGCGGGTCAATTGCCCGCCGGAACAGCGGGAAGCGCTAAGCAAGGCAGCTGAAGAACTCGATAGGCGTTTGCAGGATCTTAAAGTCCGTACGCGCGTGAGCAACACCGAGCAACTGGTGTTTATTGCGGCACTCAACATTTGCTATGAGCTTGAGCTCGAAAAGCAAAAGACCAGTGACTATGCCGCCAGCATGGAGCAACGCATTCGTATGCTTCAGCAGACGCTGGAACAGGCATTACTTGAGCAGGGTCGCAATCCTGAACGAACAGGTTTAAAGTTTGAATAA
- a CDS encoding YecA family protein yields the protein MSIQNNGMPGYDTLGQQLSQQGVGLTPAEMHGLISGMLCGGNKDSSWQALLHDLTNEGLAFSKNLSDTLVQLHSVTSDALEDDGFLFQLYLPEGEDISVFDRADALAGWVNHFLLGLGVTQPKLDKVTGETGEAIDDLRNIAQLGYDEDEDQEELEMSLEEVVEYVRVAALLCHDTFTRPAPTAPEVQKPTLH from the coding sequence ATGTCTATACAGAACAACGGTATGCCCGGCTACGACACTCTGGGCCAACAGCTTAGTCAACAGGGCGTAGGGTTAACGCCTGCGGAGATGCACGGCCTTATCAGCGGTATGCTGTGCGGCGGCAACAAAGACAGCAGCTGGCAGGCGCTGCTGCATGACCTGACCAACGAGGGGCTGGCGTTTAGTAAAAACCTCTCTGATACGCTGGTTCAACTGCACTCTGTGACCAGCGATGCGCTGGAAGATGACGGTTTCCTGTTCCAGCTTTATCTGCCGGAAGGCGAAGACATTAGCGTTTTCGACCGTGCAGATGCGCTGGCAGGCTGGGTGAACCACTTCCTGCTGGGCCTTGGTGTCACGCAGCCGAAGCTTGATAAAGTCACCGGAGAAACCGGTGAAGCCATCGACGACCTTCGTAACATTGCCCAACTTGGCTATGACGAAGACGAGGATCAGGAAGAGCTGGAAATGTCGCTGGAAGAAGTGGTCGAATACGTGCGCGTTGCAGCACTGCTGTGCCATGACACGTTTACGCGCCCGGCACCTACCGCTCCTGAGGTACAAAAACCCACGCTGCATTAA